In one window of Denticeps clupeoides chromosome 2, fDenClu1.1, whole genome shotgun sequence DNA:
- the LOC114770373 gene encoding myosin-binding protein C, fast-type-like isoform X3, with amino-acid sequence MPEPKEAEEAPPAEGEGDEERPASPGGEERTELTGIFVEKPDNVVAIAGKDVLFVAKVDSTNLPRKPVMKWMKGKWMDLGSKAGKHLQFKETYDRNTKIYTFEMKMVKVVPGDAGGYRCEVTAKDKCDSCTFEISVESAEEEKPTDILSAFKRADAGEDEGELDFSALLKATKKKKKPVEEKEQIDVWELLKNAHPSEYEKIAFEYGITDLRGMLKRLKKMKAVEPKVSDAFLKRLESAYSVDKGKKITLSVELVDPNAEVKWLKNGQEIKPSAKYIMETNGNIRMLTINKCNLADDAAYECVVGTEKSFTEVFVKEPPVTITKLLDDYHVVVGERVEFEVEVSEEGAHVMWFKEDQELVRDDKAKYRFKKDGKRHWLIINEATLDDIAMYHVYTNGGHTKGELEVEEKELEVLQSIADLTVKSAEQAVFKCEVSDEKVTGKWFKDGVEVQPSDRVKISHIGRIHRLMIDDVKPEDAGDYTFVPDGYALSLSAKLNFLEIKVDYVPRQDPPKIHLDVSGNMVSQNTIIVVAGNKLRLDVEITGEPAPTVVWTRGETPVTAVEGRIRVETRTGLSSFVIEGAEREDEGNYNITVTNPAGEDKANIFIKIVDVPDPPEKVKCTSVGEDCATVIWEPPAFDGGAPIKGYLMERKKKGSSRWTKLNFDVYEQTTYEAKRMIEGVLYEMRVFAVNGIGISQPSLNSKPFMPIAPTSEPTRLQVHDVTDTTCTLKWLAPEKIGAGGLDGYIVEFCKEGETEWKPANTDLIEKQSFVVRNLPTGEKMNFRVIAVNVAGRSPPALLGQPVTVREIMEYPKIRLPRELRTKYIKMVGEKINLVIPFQGKPRPVAKWLKDGEPVDVKKVGTCSTNVDTILFIRSAEREHSGKYTLVLQIENMEDKADIQIRVVEKPGPPIGVTVTDVWGFNAALEWKPPKDDGNCEITGYTIQKADKKTKEWFTVYEHNRRTNCTVSDLVMGNEYMFRVYSENLCGLSEEPCISKNTAFIPKTGLEIKAATYTEKDMSCSPKFTTPLVDRSVIAGYSTAISCAVRGFPKPKIIWMKNNMILGEDPKYLMMNNQGVLTLNIRKPGMFDGGKYSCRAVNTLGQDEVECKLEIRAVPVEKKD; translated from the exons ATCTACACTTTCGAAATGAAGATGGTGAAGGTCGTCCCCGGCGATGCAGGTGGATACCGCTGTGAGGTGACAGCAAAAGACAAGTGTGACAGCTGCACGTTTGAGATCTCAGTGGAGT CTGCTGAAGAGGAGAAACCAACTGACATCCTTTCTGCCTTCAAAAGGGC GGATGCTGGTGAGGATGAGGGTGAGCTGGACTTCAGTGCCCTCCTCAAAGCCACCAAGAA GAAGAAAAAGCCAGTGGAAGAGAAGGAGCAGATAGACGTTTGGGAGCTCCTCAAGAACGCCCACCCAAGCGAGTACGAGAAGATTGCCTTCGAGTACGGAATCACCGACCTGAGAGGCATGCTGAAACGTTTAAAGAAGATGAAGGCTGTCGAGCCCAAAGTCAGCGATG CATTCCTGAAGCGGCTGGAATCTGCATACTCTGTGGATAAAGGGAAGAAGATCACCCTTTCGGTGGAGCTGGTTGACCCCAACGCCGAGGTCAAATGGTTGAAGAACGGACAGGAAATCAAACCCTCGGCCAA gtatATCATGGAGACAAATGGGAACATCCGAATGCTTACCATTAACAAGTGTAACTTGGCTGACGACGCAGCGTACGAATGTGTGGTTGGGACGGAGAAGAGTTTCACCGAGGTCTTTGTGAAAG AGCCTCCGGTCACCATAACAAAGCTGCTTGATGATTACCACGTGGTGGTGGGAGAGAGGGTGGAGTTTGAGGTGGAGGTCTCAGAGGAGGGGGCACATGTCATGTG GTTTAAAGAGGATCAGGAGCTGGTGAGAGATGACAAAGCTAAGTATCGCTTTAAGAAAGATGGAAAGCGCCACTGGCTCATCATTAATGAAGCCACCCTGGATGACATTGCCATGTACCACGTCTACACCAATGGGGGTCACACAAAGGGAGAGCTGGAAGTGGAAG AGAAGGAGCTGGAAGTTCTGCAGAGCATCGCTGATCTAACGGTGAAGTCGGCAGAACAGGCCGTGTTCAAGTGTGAGGTGTCAGATGAGAAAGTCACTGGGAAGTGGTTCAAAGATGGCGTGGAGGTTCAGCCCAGTGATCGGGTTAAGATCTCCCACATTGGCAG GATTCATCGCCTGATGATTGATGACGTGAAGCCGGAGGACGCAGGCGATTACACATTCGTTCCCGATGGCTACGCCCTCTCGCTTTCCGCCAAACTCAACTTCCTGG AGATCAAGGTAGACTATGTGCCCAGACAAG ATCCTCCTAAGATTCATCTGGATGTCTCTGGCAACATGGTCTCCCAGAACACCATCATCGTCGTGGCTGGCAACAAGCTTCGCCTGGATGTCGAGATCACAGGGGAGCCCGCCCCGACTGTCGTGTGGACAAGAGGAGAAACG CCAGTGACAGCAGTGGAGGGTCGCATTCGTGTGGAAACTCGTACCGGACTGAGCAGTTTTGTGATTGAAGGGGCGGAGCGAGAGGATGAAGGCAACTACAACATCACTGTCACCAATCCCGCAGGCGAGGACAAGGCCAACATCTTCATCAAGATCGTCG ACGTCCCGGACCCTCCTGAGAAAGTAAAGTGCACCTCTGTCGGAGAGGACTGTGCAACCGTCATCTGGGAACCCCCTGCATTTGATGGGGGAGCCCCCATTAAAG GTTATCTcatggagagaaagaagaaagggtCGTCTCGCTGGACAAAACTCAACTTCGACGTGTACGAGCAGACGACGTACGAAGCCAAGCGCATGATTGAGGGCGTTTTGTACGAGATGAGAGTTTTCGCTGTGAATGGCATCGGCATCTCCCAGCCCAGTCTCAACTCCAAGCCATTCATGCCTATAG CACCAACCAGTGAGCCCACGCGTCTGCAGGTGCATGACGTCACTGACACCACATGCACACTCAAGTGGCTCGCGCCTGAGAAGATTGGAGCCGGTGGGCTCGATGGCTACATCGTAGAGTTCTGCAAGGAAGGAG aaacaGAGTGGAAACCAGCCAACACAGATCTTATTGAGAAGCAGAGTTTTGTGGTGCGGAATCTGCCTACCGGAGAGAAGATGAACTTCCGGGTCATTGCAGTGAACGTTGCCGGTCGCAGCCCCCCTGCTCTGCTGGGCCAGCCGGTCACAGTTCGCGAGATCATGG AATACCCTAAGATCCGACTGCCCCGTGAACTCAGGACTAAATACATCAAGATGGTGGGAGAAAAAATCAACCTTGTCATCCCATTCCAG GGAAAGCCTCGTCCTGTGGCCAAATGGCTGAAGGACGGCGAGCCAGTGGACGTGAAGAAGGTGGGAACCTGCAGCACGAACGTGGACACCATCCTGTTCATCCGCTCGGCAGAAAGAGAGCACTCAGGCAAATACACACTGGTGCTGCAGATCGAGAACATGGAGGACAAAGCTGACATACAGATCCGGGTTGTAG AGAAGCCAGGACCACCAATTGGAGTGACAGTAACAGATGTTTGGGGTTTCAATGCCGCACTGGAGTGGAAGCCCCCCAAAGACGACGGCAACTGTGAGATCACTGGATACACCATCCAGAAAGCCGACAAGAAGACCAAG GAGTGGTTTACCGTGTATGAGCACAACAGGAGGACAAACTGCACAGTGTCTGACCTGGTGATGGGGAACGAGTACATGTTCCGCGTCTACAGCGAGAACCTGTGCGGCCTCAGCGAGGAGCCTTGCATCAGCAAAAACACAGCGTTCATCCCcaaaacag GTCTGGAGATCAAAGCTGCGACCTACACCGAGAAGGACATGTCCTGCTCGCCAAAGTTCACCACCCCTCTAGTGGACAGGTCTGTCATTGCAGGCTACAGCACAGCGATCAGCTGCGCAGTGAGAGGCTTTCCTAAG CCGAAGATCATTTGGATGAAAAACAATATGATCCTGGGGGAGGACCCCAAATACCTGATGATGAACAACCAGGGCGTTCTGACGCTGAACATCCGTAAGCCGGGCATGTTTGACGGCGGGAAGTACTCATGCAGGGCCGTCAATACCCTGGGACAGGACGAGGTGGAGTGCAAACTGGAGATAAGAG CCGTTCCGGTGGAGAAGAAGGACTAA
- the LOC114770373 gene encoding myosin-binding protein C, fast-type-like isoform X7: MPEPKEAEEAPPAEGEGGEERTELTGIFVEKPDNVVAIAGKDVLFVAKVDSTNLPRKPVMKWMKGKWMDLGSKAGKHLQFKETYDRNTKIYTFEMKMVKVVPGDAGGYRCEVTAKDKCDSCTFEISVESAEEEKPTDILSAFKRADAGEDEGELDFSALLKATKKKKKPVEEKEQIDVWELLKNAHPSEYEKIAFEYGITDLRGMLKRLKKMKAVEPKVSDAFLKRLESAYSVDKGKKITLSVELVDPNAEVKWLKNGQEIKPSAKYIMETNGNIRMLTINKCNLADDAAYECVVGTEKSFTEVFVKEPPVTITKLLDDYHVVVGERVEFEVEVSEEGAHVMWFKEDQELVRDDKAKYRFKKDGKRHWLIINEATLDDIAMYHVYTNGGHTKGELEVEEKELEVLQSIADLTVKSAEQAVFKCEVSDEKVTGKWFKDGVEVQPSDRVKISHIGRIHRLMIDDVKPEDAGDYTFVPDGYALSLSAKLNFLEIKVDYVPRQDPPKIHLDVSGNMVSQNTIIVVAGNKLRLDVEITGEPAPTVVWTRGETPVTAVEGRIRVETRTGLSSFVIEGAEREDEGNYNITVTNPAGEDKANIFIKIVDVPDPPEKVKCTSVGEDCATVIWEPPAFDGGAPIKGYLMERKKKGSSRWTKLNFDVYEQTTYEAKRMIEGVLYEMRVFAVNGIGISQPSLNSKPFMPIAPTSEPTRLQVHDVTDTTCTLKWLAPEKIGAGGLDGYIVEFCKEGETEWKPANTDLIEKQSFVVRNLPTGEKMNFRVIAVNVAGRSPPALLGQPVTVREIMEYPKIRLPRELRTKYIKMVGEKINLVIPFQGKPRPVAKWLKDGEPVDVKKVGTCSTNVDTILFIRSAEREHSGKYTLVLQIENMEDKADIQIRVVEKPGPPIGVTVTDVWGFNAALEWKPPKDDGNCEITGYTIQKADKKTKEWFTVYEHNRRTNCTVSDLVMGNEYMFRVYSENLCGLSEEPCISKNTAFIPKTGLEIKAATYTEKDMSCSPKFTTPLVDRSVIAGYSTAISCAVRGFPKPKIIWMKNNMILGEDPKYLMMNNQGVLTLNIRKPGMFDGGKYSCRAVNTLGQDEVECKLEIRAVPVEKKD; the protein is encoded by the exons ATCTACACTTTCGAAATGAAGATGGTGAAGGTCGTCCCCGGCGATGCAGGTGGATACCGCTGTGAGGTGACAGCAAAAGACAAGTGTGACAGCTGCACGTTTGAGATCTCAGTGGAGT CTGCTGAAGAGGAGAAACCAACTGACATCCTTTCTGCCTTCAAAAGGGC GGATGCTGGTGAGGATGAGGGTGAGCTGGACTTCAGTGCCCTCCTCAAAGCCACCAAGAA GAAGAAAAAGCCAGTGGAAGAGAAGGAGCAGATAGACGTTTGGGAGCTCCTCAAGAACGCCCACCCAAGCGAGTACGAGAAGATTGCCTTCGAGTACGGAATCACCGACCTGAGAGGCATGCTGAAACGTTTAAAGAAGATGAAGGCTGTCGAGCCCAAAGTCAGCGATG CATTCCTGAAGCGGCTGGAATCTGCATACTCTGTGGATAAAGGGAAGAAGATCACCCTTTCGGTGGAGCTGGTTGACCCCAACGCCGAGGTCAAATGGTTGAAGAACGGACAGGAAATCAAACCCTCGGCCAA gtatATCATGGAGACAAATGGGAACATCCGAATGCTTACCATTAACAAGTGTAACTTGGCTGACGACGCAGCGTACGAATGTGTGGTTGGGACGGAGAAGAGTTTCACCGAGGTCTTTGTGAAAG AGCCTCCGGTCACCATAACAAAGCTGCTTGATGATTACCACGTGGTGGTGGGAGAGAGGGTGGAGTTTGAGGTGGAGGTCTCAGAGGAGGGGGCACATGTCATGTG GTTTAAAGAGGATCAGGAGCTGGTGAGAGATGACAAAGCTAAGTATCGCTTTAAGAAAGATGGAAAGCGCCACTGGCTCATCATTAATGAAGCCACCCTGGATGACATTGCCATGTACCACGTCTACACCAATGGGGGTCACACAAAGGGAGAGCTGGAAGTGGAAG AGAAGGAGCTGGAAGTTCTGCAGAGCATCGCTGATCTAACGGTGAAGTCGGCAGAACAGGCCGTGTTCAAGTGTGAGGTGTCAGATGAGAAAGTCACTGGGAAGTGGTTCAAAGATGGCGTGGAGGTTCAGCCCAGTGATCGGGTTAAGATCTCCCACATTGGCAG GATTCATCGCCTGATGATTGATGACGTGAAGCCGGAGGACGCAGGCGATTACACATTCGTTCCCGATGGCTACGCCCTCTCGCTTTCCGCCAAACTCAACTTCCTGG AGATCAAGGTAGACTATGTGCCCAGACAAG ATCCTCCTAAGATTCATCTGGATGTCTCTGGCAACATGGTCTCCCAGAACACCATCATCGTCGTGGCTGGCAACAAGCTTCGCCTGGATGTCGAGATCACAGGGGAGCCCGCCCCGACTGTCGTGTGGACAAGAGGAGAAACG CCAGTGACAGCAGTGGAGGGTCGCATTCGTGTGGAAACTCGTACCGGACTGAGCAGTTTTGTGATTGAAGGGGCGGAGCGAGAGGATGAAGGCAACTACAACATCACTGTCACCAATCCCGCAGGCGAGGACAAGGCCAACATCTTCATCAAGATCGTCG ACGTCCCGGACCCTCCTGAGAAAGTAAAGTGCACCTCTGTCGGAGAGGACTGTGCAACCGTCATCTGGGAACCCCCTGCATTTGATGGGGGAGCCCCCATTAAAG GTTATCTcatggagagaaagaagaaagggtCGTCTCGCTGGACAAAACTCAACTTCGACGTGTACGAGCAGACGACGTACGAAGCCAAGCGCATGATTGAGGGCGTTTTGTACGAGATGAGAGTTTTCGCTGTGAATGGCATCGGCATCTCCCAGCCCAGTCTCAACTCCAAGCCATTCATGCCTATAG CACCAACCAGTGAGCCCACGCGTCTGCAGGTGCATGACGTCACTGACACCACATGCACACTCAAGTGGCTCGCGCCTGAGAAGATTGGAGCCGGTGGGCTCGATGGCTACATCGTAGAGTTCTGCAAGGAAGGAG aaacaGAGTGGAAACCAGCCAACACAGATCTTATTGAGAAGCAGAGTTTTGTGGTGCGGAATCTGCCTACCGGAGAGAAGATGAACTTCCGGGTCATTGCAGTGAACGTTGCCGGTCGCAGCCCCCCTGCTCTGCTGGGCCAGCCGGTCACAGTTCGCGAGATCATGG AATACCCTAAGATCCGACTGCCCCGTGAACTCAGGACTAAATACATCAAGATGGTGGGAGAAAAAATCAACCTTGTCATCCCATTCCAG GGAAAGCCTCGTCCTGTGGCCAAATGGCTGAAGGACGGCGAGCCAGTGGACGTGAAGAAGGTGGGAACCTGCAGCACGAACGTGGACACCATCCTGTTCATCCGCTCGGCAGAAAGAGAGCACTCAGGCAAATACACACTGGTGCTGCAGATCGAGAACATGGAGGACAAAGCTGACATACAGATCCGGGTTGTAG AGAAGCCAGGACCACCAATTGGAGTGACAGTAACAGATGTTTGGGGTTTCAATGCCGCACTGGAGTGGAAGCCCCCCAAAGACGACGGCAACTGTGAGATCACTGGATACACCATCCAGAAAGCCGACAAGAAGACCAAG GAGTGGTTTACCGTGTATGAGCACAACAGGAGGACAAACTGCACAGTGTCTGACCTGGTGATGGGGAACGAGTACATGTTCCGCGTCTACAGCGAGAACCTGTGCGGCCTCAGCGAGGAGCCTTGCATCAGCAAAAACACAGCGTTCATCCCcaaaacag GTCTGGAGATCAAAGCTGCGACCTACACCGAGAAGGACATGTCCTGCTCGCCAAAGTTCACCACCCCTCTAGTGGACAGGTCTGTCATTGCAGGCTACAGCACAGCGATCAGCTGCGCAGTGAGAGGCTTTCCTAAG CCGAAGATCATTTGGATGAAAAACAATATGATCCTGGGGGAGGACCCCAAATACCTGATGATGAACAACCAGGGCGTTCTGACGCTGAACATCCGTAAGCCGGGCATGTTTGACGGCGGGAAGTACTCATGCAGGGCCGTCAATACCCTGGGACAGGACGAGGTGGAGTGCAAACTGGAGATAAGAG CCGTTCCGGTGGAGAAGAAGGACTAA